The genome window GTGATTTTTATATCTCCCGTATCTGTGTATATCCTTTATAAAAACAGACTTGCCAAATGACAAGTCTGTTTTTTCAGCACCCCCAACAGGAATCGAACCTGTAACTAACCCTTAGGAGGGGTTTATTATATCCATTTAACTATGGAGGCGTGTGGCGGTTTGCACCGCCATTATTTTAATATATTTTTGACATGTTGTCAATAGAAAAAATCAAAAATTAAAAAATTCTCTTTCCTTCGAAAGTCGTGAAAAGTTGCCGTGACCGGGATAAATCCTGTAATCACCTTCCAGCGAAAACAGCTTTTTCAGCGAATTACTGAGTATCTTTTCGCTACCGCCGTGTAAATCGGTGCGACCTACATCGCCGGCAAAAAGAGTATCACCTGTAAACATACTTTCTTCTGCAACAAAGGTACAAGAGCCTTTTGTGTGCCCGGGAGTGTGAATGACTTTAAAACTCATGTTACCGCAGTTGATTGTATCACCGTCATTCAGAAAAATATCCGCGTTTCCGCATGTAAAATTGCTTCCTGCAAACTGCATTGCGTAGCTTAACATGGGGTCGACAAGCATTTCATTGTCGTAAGCATGAATTGCGATTTTGGCACCTGTCTTTTCCTTCAGCACTTTACATGCCATAATGTGGTCAAAATGCCCGTGAGTAAGCAGAATATATTCAAGTGTCAGATTTCTTTCGGCAATTTTGCGGTAAATTCCTTCACCATCACAGCCCGGGTCAATAACAACACATTTTGAGGTCTCGGGGTCAACACATATGAAAGCGTTTGTACGGACCGATCCCAGAATAAAAGTCAGTATCTTCATTTTGTCATTTTTGCGCGTATCTTTGCACGCTGTTCGTTGTTGAGGATTTTTTTGCGAAGTCTGAGCGAGGTGGGAGTTACCTCCAGAAGTTCGTCATCTGCGATGAATTCAAGGCATTTTTCCAGCGACATTTGACGTGGAGGAACCAATCTGAGAGCTTCGTCGGCGCCTGTTGAACGTATGGCGGTAAGATGCTTCTTTTTGCACGGGTTGACAACCAGATCGCTGCTTTCGCTGTTTTCACCGATTATCATTCCCTCATATACATCCACTGAAACACCTATGAACATAGTTCCTCTGTCTTGCGCATTGAACAGACCGTAGGAAGTGGTGCATCCATCCTCCCATGCCACAAGAGAGCCGCGGGTTCTGTCATTTATAACGCCCTTCATCGGGTAATAATCTTCAAACATGGTATTGACTATGGCATTACCCTTTGTGAGGGTCATAAGCTCACTTCTGCAGCCTATAAGTCCACGTGAGGGGATAAGGAACTCGATACGTGTGAAGCCTGTGGAAATAGGGGTCATATTGGTCATGTCGCCTTTTCTTGCGGCTACATTTTC of Oscillospiraceae bacterium contains these proteins:
- a CDS encoding MBL fold metallo-hydrolase, yielding MKILTFILGSVRTNAFICVDPETSKCVVIDPGCDGEGIYRKIAERNLTLEYILLTHGHFDHIMACKVLKEKTGAKIAIHAYDNEMLVDPMLSYAMQFAGSNFTCGNADIFLNDGDTINCGNMSFKVIHTPGHTKGSCTFVAEESMFTGDTLFAGDVGRTDLHGGSEKILSNSLKKLFSLEGDYRIYPGHGNFSRLSKEREFFNF